From Deltaproteobacteria bacterium, one genomic window encodes:
- a CDS encoding TolC family protein, translating into MKTKYFMLFILAFLILLFLHTLAVRSVQAAEQRLTLAEAVKAALENNHELKAQKNSLAAKREDIGLARSFLLPKISFEERYLRTVNPTYAFMTKLNQQRIDVTDFAPATLNHPDVTNDFQTAISFEQPLYVKKANIGLAMSKTEANASAEDLQRRKEEIAFKVVQCYLMVGTAGEYVQVAEKAREDAREHQRLAEVRYGAGLGLYSDVLRAATAVTEAGQKLVSAGKNLRVAKRTLGLMIGSEAAIDVAEAPPSLPLRDREDLRTQSLTRRDVKSMELRKENARNNIKLAEAGYFPYLGVGGVYQLNDHNKPLGTEGDSWQLMAFLKWELFDGTKRQHERAKAKYQANEAEEYLAGMKKMVSFQVEEAWLTLEEAKKNVEFAQEALKTAAEGRRLVKVRYEGALSPIVDMLDAQLSFDHARANLVAKENDYKLALANLSFAGGTMLADLGSVTEEEQGRMK; encoded by the coding sequence ATGAAGACAAAATATTTCATGCTTTTTATTCTCGCCTTCCTGATTCTGCTCTTTCTTCATACGTTAGCAGTGCGCAGCGTGCAGGCAGCGGAACAAAGGCTTACCCTCGCCGAGGCCGTCAAGGCCGCCCTGGAAAACAACCACGAACTGAAGGCGCAAAAAAACTCCCTGGCCGCCAAACGGGAGGACATCGGCTTGGCCCGCAGTTTTCTGCTGCCCAAAATATCCTTTGAAGAGCGATACTTAAGAACGGTCAACCCCACCTACGCCTTCATGACCAAACTAAATCAGCAACGTATTGATGTTACTGATTTTGCTCCCGCTACGCTCAACCACCCCGACGTAACTAATGACTTTCAGACCGCCATCTCTTTTGAACAGCCTTTGTATGTAAAAAAAGCCAATATCGGGCTCGCGATGTCCAAAACGGAGGCTAACGCCTCAGCAGAGGATTTGCAGCGGAGGAAGGAAGAAATTGCCTTCAAGGTAGTGCAATGCTACCTCATGGTGGGGACAGCAGGTGAGTATGTCCAGGTGGCCGAAAAAGCACGGGAAGATGCGCGCGAACATCAGCGGCTCGCCGAGGTAAGATACGGGGCCGGTCTGGGGCTTTATTCCGATGTGCTGCGCGCCGCCACGGCAGTTACGGAAGCCGGACAGAAGCTAGTGAGCGCCGGCAAGAATCTCCGCGTGGCCAAAAGGACCTTGGGGCTCATGATCGGTTCCGAGGCGGCGATTGACGTCGCAGAAGCGCCACCATCCCTGCCGTTAAGGGACAGGGAAGATTTACGGACGCAGTCCCTGACCAGGCGGGATGTCAAGTCCATGGAACTGCGTAAAGAAAATGCCCGGAATAATATCAAACTTGCCGAAGCGGGCTATTTCCCCTACCTGGGCGTGGGCGGCGTCTATCAATTGAATGATCATAACAAGCCCCTGGGCACAGAGGGCGACAGTTGGCAGTTGATGGCCTTCCTCAAATGGGAACTCTTTGACGGCACAAAACGGCAACATGAAAGGGCCAAGGCCAAATATCAGGCCAATGAAGCGGAAGAATATCTGGCGGGGATGAAAAAAATGGTTTCCTTCCAGGTTGAGGAGGCCTGGTTGACCCTGGAAGAGGCGAAAAAGAATGTGGAGTTCGCGCAGGAAGCCCTGAAAACAGCCGCGGAAGGCAGGCGTCTGGTAAAGGTCAGGTACGAAGGAGCCTTGTCGCCCATCGTGGATATGCTCGATGCCCAGTTAAGTTTTGACCATGCCCGGGCCAACCTGGTGGCTAAGGAAAACGACTACAAACTGGCGCTTGCCAATCTGAGCTTTGCCGGCGGCACGATGCTTGCGGACTTGGGGTCTGTAACGGAAGAAGAGCAGGGGAGGATGAAATGA
- a CDS encoding ATP-binding protein gives MSMNRIGQVLSCAPEAIIVVVDDLKVFEEHKANLQVGRYLRIAQGNNDFSVAAIRTVKGVIAQDKDGKPAWQFHIECQAVGTLVGGKTFERASVLLPVPTEPAFAADRDTLDRLFAEDAEYQFPLGQLSLNKSIALKVNGDRFFSKHIAIVGSTGSGKSCTVARILQDVVGIAVQRNDNLGKQNNSHIVIFDIHDEYSAAFALPKDQSFTLNRLDIDSLCLPYWLMNSEELESMFIESNEENSHNQVSQFKQAVILNKERHNPTIKEMTYDTPVYFAIEEVYRYIENMNREIIGRLDGENRPKLADSTLVADRKDHYFDKLCTFVPQSTANATKATNGPFNGEFNRFVSRLETKLADKRLGFLLHPSKADSKSFKTGDFEEIMKQFLGYLNKANVTIVDLSGIPFEVLSITVSLVSRLIFDFCFHYSKLRQEKEALNDVPVMIVCEEAHNYIPQRDDAAYRSSRKSLERVAKEGRKYGLSLMVVSQRPSEVSETIFAQCNNFLALRLTNNADQNYVKRLFPDNSSGITDILPNLAPGECVVVGDAVLLPAVVHTNLHS, from the coding sequence ATGTCTATGAATAGAATCGGTCAAGTCCTGTCCTGCGCACCCGAAGCCATCATCGTAGTTGTAGACGACCTGAAGGTGTTCGAGGAGCACAAAGCAAACCTCCAAGTTGGTAGGTACCTGCGCATCGCACAAGGTAACAACGACTTCTCCGTGGCCGCGATTCGCACCGTCAAAGGAGTAATTGCACAAGACAAGGATGGTAAGCCTGCATGGCAGTTTCACATAGAATGCCAAGCCGTCGGGACTCTCGTCGGGGGCAAGACATTTGAACGAGCCAGCGTGCTCTTGCCGGTTCCAACAGAGCCAGCCTTTGCAGCAGACAGAGATACACTGGACAGGCTGTTTGCTGAGGATGCTGAGTACCAGTTTCCGCTCGGTCAGTTATCACTCAACAAGTCCATTGCACTGAAGGTCAATGGGGACCGCTTCTTCAGCAAGCACATCGCTATAGTGGGGTCAACAGGCTCTGGAAAGTCATGCACAGTGGCCCGGATCCTTCAGGATGTCGTAGGCATTGCAGTTCAAAGGAACGACAACCTCGGAAAGCAAAACAACTCGCACATCGTCATTTTCGACATTCACGATGAATACAGCGCGGCATTCGCGCTTCCCAAAGACCAGTCATTCACATTGAACAGGCTAGACATTGACTCCCTTTGCCTCCCGTACTGGCTGATGAACTCAGAGGAACTGGAGAGCATGTTCATCGAAAGCAATGAGGAGAACTCGCATAATCAAGTCAGCCAGTTTAAGCAGGCCGTCATCCTGAACAAGGAACGACACAACCCGACAATTAAGGAGATGACCTACGATACGCCGGTCTACTTCGCCATAGAGGAAGTATATCGATATATCGAAAACATGAACCGGGAGATCATCGGGCGCCTTGACGGGGAAAACAGACCGAAGCTTGCAGATAGCACCCTGGTTGCCGACCGCAAAGACCACTACTTCGATAAGTTATGTACGTTCGTTCCCCAATCGACCGCAAACGCAACGAAGGCGACGAACGGGCCTTTCAATGGTGAATTCAACCGATTCGTGTCGCGCTTGGAGACGAAATTGGCAGACAAGCGCTTGGGCTTTTTGCTTCATCCATCGAAGGCCGACAGCAAATCCTTTAAGACCGGTGATTTCGAGGAGATCATGAAGCAGTTCCTCGGCTATCTGAACAAGGCGAACGTAACCATTGTGGACCTCAGCGGCATCCCGTTTGAGGTGCTTAGCATCACGGTGAGCCTCGTCTCCCGTCTAATCTTCGACTTTTGCTTCCACTACTCCAAGTTGCGCCAAGAGAAGGAAGCCCTCAATGATGTGCCCGTCATGATCGTATGCGAGGAAGCCCATAACTACATTCCGCAGAGGGACGATGCCGCATATCGCTCATCCAGGAAATCGCTAGAACGTGTAGCCAAGGAAGGAAGGAAATATGGTCTGAGCCTGATGGTCGTGAGTCAGAGGCCATCTGAGGTATCAGAGACCATCTTCGCACAATGCAACAACTTCCTTGCCTTGCGGTTGACCAACAACGCTGACCAAAACTATGTCAAGAGGCTGTTCCCTGACAACTCAAGTGGAATTACAGACATCTTGCCAAATCTTGCACCAGGTGAATGCGTTGTTGTTGGTGACGCCGTCTTGCTCCCGGCAGTGGTTCATACTAATTTGCATTCATAG
- a CDS encoding efflux RND transporter permease subunit: MKGIGISGNIARAFIKSRLTPLIIIASLLLGLLAIVVTPREEEPQILVPMIDIFVAYPGASPQEVETRVTKPMEKLLWEIKGVEYVYSIVKPGFNLTIVRFYVGQNMEDSIVNLNNKLSANYDRIPPGVSPPLVKQRSIDDVPILTLTLWSDNDRYSGYELRRIGAELCDEIKKDQDVSEFSLIGGQKRQVRITLDPARLKAYHASAFQIMGALQKANFRLPSGAFSSGNREYLVETGAFLKSSEEVGNVVIGLFSDRPVYLRDVATISDGPEEPASYVFMGLGAAAAQKGIKSSAAGLKEAVTITIAKKKGANASIVAREALAKVEALQGKLIPQDVNVTATRNYGDSAKEKSDELLSHMLMATIAVIILIAFALGWREAIVVAVAVPVTLALTLLINYLYGYTLNRVTLFALIFSIGILVDDAIVVVENIHRHFKLHKIEPLTAVLAVDEVGNPTILATFAVIAALLPMAFVSGLMGPYMRPIPVGASAAMIFSLLVAFIVSPWMSYIVLKNVKKSEESEEGGTMFRVYEKVLGPLLASRFKRMVALGSVVVLLLLAVTLVPFKKVTVKMLPFDNKSELQVIIDMPEVTTLEETAALTREMGEYLRTVPEVTDYQTYVGTAAPYNFNGLVRHYFLRSGSNVADLQVNFVGKGERKAQSHDIAKRLRPALKKIGDRYGARIKVAEIPPGPPVLSTLVAEIYGPDANRRIEIAKDIKQVFTDTEGVVDVDWYVEEDQPKISFAVDQAKASRAGISTEAVAQSLRVALSGMGAGLVHLEKEKEPVELFLRMPLEKRSALGDLQSVGIPTPTGGLIPLAELVKRQDGQEEKTIYHKNLKNVTYVLGDLAGTEESPVYAIMKMKETINKMKLPEGYVLKQYSTVQPWLEDTYSMKWDGEWHITYEVFRDLGIAFAAVLILIYVLIVAWFKNFITPLIIMAPIPLTLVGILPGHWLFGAFFTATSMIGFIALAGIIVRNSILLVDFVEMEWRDRGQLKHALLMAGAVRFRPIILTAAAVVVGSFVMLFVPIFQGLAIAMMFGAVAATVLTLLAVPLLSFEYIQHRPCPLAEQMGEACEVDKA; the protein is encoded by the coding sequence ATGAAAGGTATCGGAATATCAGGAAACATTGCCAGGGCTTTCATTAAATCCCGGCTGACGCCGCTGATCATTATCGCCTCTCTCCTTTTGGGACTTTTAGCCATTGTCGTTACGCCCCGGGAGGAGGAGCCGCAGATCCTCGTCCCGATGATTGACATCTTCGTCGCCTATCCGGGGGCCTCGCCTCAGGAAGTGGAGACCCGGGTCACGAAGCCCATGGAAAAACTGCTGTGGGAAATCAAGGGCGTAGAGTACGTCTATTCCATCGTCAAGCCCGGCTTCAACCTGACGATCGTCCGGTTTTACGTGGGACAGAACATGGAAGACAGCATCGTCAACCTGAACAATAAGCTGTCGGCCAACTACGACCGGATTCCGCCGGGAGTTTCTCCGCCGCTGGTCAAGCAGCGTTCCATAGATGACGTGCCGATCCTGACCCTTACCCTCTGGAGCGACAACGACCGCTACTCAGGTTATGAACTGAGAAGGATCGGCGCCGAACTTTGCGACGAGATCAAGAAGGATCAGGACGTCTCGGAGTTTTCCCTCATCGGCGGACAGAAGAGGCAGGTCCGGATCACCCTCGATCCGGCCCGGCTGAAGGCTTATCATGCCTCCGCCTTTCAGATTATGGGCGCCCTGCAGAAGGCTAACTTCCGGCTGCCGTCGGGCGCATTTTCCTCCGGCAACCGGGAATATCTAGTGGAAACCGGCGCTTTCCTGAAAAGCAGCGAAGAAGTCGGCAACGTCGTGATTGGTCTTTTCAGCGACCGCCCCGTATACCTGCGGGACGTGGCCACAATCAGCGACGGGCCGGAAGAGCCGGCAAGTTACGTCTTCATGGGGCTCGGAGCGGCAGCGGCGCAAAAGGGAATCAAGAGTTCGGCGGCCGGGCTTAAAGAGGCCGTTACCATCACGATCGCCAAGAAAAAGGGCGCCAACGCCAGTATTGTCGCCCGAGAGGCGCTGGCCAAGGTGGAGGCATTGCAGGGCAAACTCATTCCGCAAGATGTCAACGTCACGGCGACCAGAAATTATGGCGATTCGGCCAAGGAAAAATCAGATGAGCTGCTTTCGCACATGCTGATGGCCACCATCGCCGTCATCATTCTGATCGCCTTTGCGCTGGGATGGCGGGAAGCTATCGTTGTGGCTGTCGCCGTCCCAGTCACGCTGGCCCTGACGCTTTTGATCAACTACCTCTACGGCTACACCTTAAACCGGGTCACCCTGTTTGCCCTGATCTTCTCCATCGGCATCCTCGTGGATGATGCGATCGTGGTGGTGGAAAATATCCACCGGCATTTCAAACTCCACAAGATCGAACCGCTGACCGCCGTCCTCGCCGTTGACGAGGTGGGCAACCCCACCATTCTGGCGACCTTTGCGGTGATTGCTGCCCTGCTCCCCATGGCCTTCGTCTCCGGCCTGATGGGACCGTACATGCGCCCCATCCCCGTCGGGGCATCGGCCGCCATGATATTCTCCCTGCTCGTCGCCTTTATTGTCAGCCCCTGGATGAGCTACATCGTCCTCAAAAACGTCAAAAAGTCGGAAGAATCGGAAGAGGGCGGGACCATGTTCCGGGTCTATGAAAAAGTTCTGGGTCCCCTACTGGCAAGCAGATTCAAGCGGATGGTGGCGCTCGGGAGCGTTGTGGTGCTGCTCTTGCTGGCCGTCACCCTGGTTCCCTTCAAAAAAGTCACCGTCAAGATGCTGCCCTTCGACAATAAAAGCGAGCTCCAGGTCATAATTGACATGCCGGAAGTAACAACGCTGGAGGAAACGGCGGCCTTAACTCGGGAAATGGGCGAATATCTCCGGACGGTCCCGGAGGTGACGGATTATCAGACCTACGTGGGAACAGCGGCCCCCTACAACTTCAATGGCCTGGTGCGCCATTACTTTCTGCGCTCGGGCAGCAACGTCGCCGACCTGCAGGTAAACTTTGTTGGCAAGGGGGAACGCAAGGCGCAGAGTCATGATATTGCCAAGCGCCTGCGACCGGCCTTGAAGAAGATCGGGGACCGCTATGGCGCCCGGATCAAGGTGGCCGAAATCCCACCCGGACCGCCCGTCCTCAGCACGCTGGTCGCTGAAATATACGGCCCCGACGCCAACCGGCGGATCGAGATAGCGAAAGATATCAAGCAGGTCTTCACGGATACCGAAGGGGTGGTTGACGTGGACTGGTATGTGGAAGAGGATCAGCCCAAGATAAGTTTTGCCGTTGATCAGGCCAAGGCGTCCCGGGCCGGGATCAGCACCGAGGCGGTAGCACAGAGTTTAAGGGTTGCCTTAAGCGGCATGGGGGCGGGGCTGGTCCATCTGGAAAAAGAAAAGGAACCCGTCGAGCTTTTCCTGAGGATGCCGCTGGAAAAAAGGTCTGCTCTCGGCGATCTGCAATCGGTCGGCATACCGACGCCGACAGGTGGCCTGATTCCGCTGGCCGAGCTCGTGAAACGTCAGGACGGCCAGGAAGAAAAGACCATCTATCACAAGAACCTGAAGAATGTGACCTATGTCCTGGGCGACTTGGCGGGAACCGAGGAAAGCCCGGTCTATGCCATCATGAAGATGAAGGAAACGATCAACAAGATGAAACTGCCGGAAGGCTACGTTCTCAAACAATACTCCACCGTGCAGCCCTGGCTGGAGGACACCTACTCCATGAAATGGGACGGCGAATGGCACATCACCTATGAAGTGTTCCGGGACTTGGGGATTGCTTTTGCCGCCGTCCTGATCCTGATTTACGTTCTCATTGTCGCCTGGTTCAAAAATTTCATCACGCCGCTTATCATCATGGCGCCCATCCCCCTGACTCTGGTCGGCATCCTGCCCGGACATTGGCTCTTCGGCGCCTTCTTCACCGCCACCTCGATGATCGGCTTTATCGCCCTGGCGGGGATTATCGTGAGAAATTCCATCCTCTTAGTGGATTTTGTGGAAATGGAATGGCGCGACCGGGGTCAGTTAAAACACGCCCTCCTCATGGCCGGCGCCGTAAGGTTCCGACCGATCATCCTTACTGCCGCGGCGGTAGTGGTGGGTTCGTTCGTGATGCTCTTCGTCCCCATCTTCCAAGGGCTGGCCATTGCCATGATGTTCGGGGCCGTCGCCGCCACGGTGCTCACCCTGCTCGCCGTACCGCTCCTCTCTTTTGAATATATCCAGCATCGCCCCTGCCCCCTGGCAGAACAGATGGGAGAAGCCTGCGAGGTGGACAAAGCCTGA
- a CDS encoding 3-hydroxyacyl-CoA dehydrogenase NAD-binding domain-containing protein, which produces MKEIKTVGIIGFGVMGAAIGLNVATNGYRVIFKEINDELVKSMYDKFVIKALAKRVAQGKMTQADMDHVCGMIIGTTSYTDLAVCDLVIEAAVEKMDLKIKIFGELSEVCPKDTILVSNTSTFLIEKLMENVSNPARTAGLHFFFPANVNRLVEVIRQKNTSDDTYEALMAFSKRNKKVPITVMDFPGFAINPIFITSYMVLDSFSGDKYNVASLENISQKVLGVKYGIMWVQNGSGPGTAYHAGVSMVEYLGNSDVGFPPVPEQLKIAFESGKVWDLTDGPVLEDPAARGIVGDLLLGSIFCISAHLIEKNVVSVKDLELGVCTSLAWPKGPFTLMNEMGMDEAAKRVKMAVDAGYFKMPAKFASGNLTSWEL; this is translated from the coding sequence ATGAAGGAAATTAAGACAGTTGGAATTATCGGTTTCGGCGTGATGGGCGCCGCCATAGGGCTCAATGTCGCAACAAACGGATACAGGGTTATCTTCAAGGAAATAAACGATGAGCTGGTCAAGTCCATGTATGACAAATTCGTGATCAAGGCACTGGCCAAAAGGGTGGCGCAGGGCAAGATGACACAGGCGGATATGGATCATGTCTGCGGGATGATCATCGGCACCACCAGCTACACGGACTTGGCCGTGTGCGATCTCGTTATCGAAGCGGCCGTCGAAAAAATGGATCTGAAGATTAAGATTTTTGGAGAACTCTCCGAGGTTTGTCCCAAGGACACTATCCTTGTGAGCAATACCTCCACCTTTCTGATCGAAAAGCTCATGGAAAACGTGAGCAATCCCGCAAGGACCGCCGGCCTGCACTTTTTTTTCCCGGCCAACGTCAATCGCCTGGTAGAAGTAATCCGCCAGAAAAACACCAGTGATGACACCTACGAGGCGCTGATGGCCTTTTCGAAGCGGAATAAAAAAGTGCCGATCACGGTCATGGACTTTCCTGGATTTGCCATCAATCCGATTTTTATTACCAGCTATATGGTTCTCGACTCCTTTTCGGGTGATAAATACAATGTGGCGTCGCTTGAGAATATCTCCCAAAAAGTATTGGGGGTTAAATACGGCATCATGTGGGTCCAAAACGGATCGGGTCCGGGCACTGCTTACCATGCGGGCGTTTCCATGGTTGAATACCTGGGTAATTCGGACGTCGGGTTCCCACCGGTTCCGGAGCAGTTAAAGATAGCCTTTGAAAGCGGAAAGGTGTGGGATTTAACCGATGGTCCCGTTCTGGAAGATCCGGCAGCGCGCGGCATCGTGGGAGACCTGTTGCTGGGCTCCATATTCTGTATCTCCGCGCACCTGATCGAAAAGAACGTGGTTTCGGTTAAAGACCTGGAACTGGGAGTTTGCACTTCGCTTGCATGGCCCAAAGGGCCCTTCACACTGATGAACGAGATGGGAATGGATGAGGCCGCCAAGCGGGTCAAAATGGCGGTGGATGCCGGCTATTTCAAGATGCCCGCCAAGTTTGCTTCAGGCAATTTGACGTCCTGGGAGCTCTAA
- a CDS encoding efflux RND transporter periplasmic adaptor subunit, giving the protein MKVKMTCRRQQKSQLRRVLLPLLGIGLLLAGCGEKVPPGAAQVKRPVVSGVSIATISPARVDEYYETAGTVKAAHISYVSGRMMGTVTSLAVREGDAVEKGQLLLTIDDRDVVQKVKQAESGYQEATKALEAAGQNRELTGITYQRYKKMYEEKAISEQEINQFETQKKVAGLEYERVQEMVSRAAAGLAEAQVYLDFTKINSPIKGLVTEKKIQVGSMATPGMPLLTVENTALYNAEVTVDEGLSGKLKAGTPVEVFIAALNRQIAGKITEILPAVDPMSRSFTAKVAISGAGLRTGQYVNVKIAQGKKEVILVPRAAIVEKGQLAGVYAVDSQDIVTYRLIRTGKSYAGNMEILSGLKSADRIIVKGVEKAVDGGIMGKN; this is encoded by the coding sequence ATGAAGGTAAAAATGACATGTCGGCGGCAGCAAAAAAGCCAGCTTCGTCGGGTATTGTTGCCGCTTCTGGGTATCGGTCTTTTACTTGCCGGCTGCGGTGAAAAGGTTCCACCGGGTGCCGCCCAGGTGAAGCGTCCCGTTGTAAGCGGGGTTTCCATAGCCACGATTTCTCCTGCCCGCGTGGATGAGTATTACGAAACGGCGGGGACCGTCAAGGCTGCCCATATCAGTTATGTGTCCGGCCGCATGATGGGAACGGTTACCTCCCTTGCCGTCCGGGAGGGAGACGCCGTAGAGAAGGGCCAGTTGCTCCTGACCATTGATGACCGCGATGTCGTTCAGAAGGTGAAGCAGGCGGAGTCCGGCTATCAGGAGGCGACCAAGGCCCTGGAGGCAGCCGGACAAAACCGGGAGCTTACCGGCATCACCTATCAGCGCTATAAAAAAATGTATGAGGAAAAGGCCATCTCGGAGCAGGAGATAAACCAGTTTGAAACCCAGAAAAAAGTGGCGGGGCTGGAATATGAACGGGTGCAGGAGATGGTGAGCCGCGCGGCAGCCGGGTTGGCGGAAGCGCAGGTCTATCTTGACTTCACCAAGATCAACTCGCCGATCAAGGGATTGGTAACGGAAAAGAAGATCCAGGTCGGCAGCATGGCAACGCCGGGTATGCCCCTCCTCACGGTGGAAAACACGGCCCTCTACAATGCGGAAGTTACGGTGGATGAAGGTTTGTCCGGCAAGCTCAAGGCCGGGACGCCGGTTGAGGTCTTTATCGCTGCCCTTAACAGGCAGATCGCCGGTAAAATCACGGAAATCCTCCCCGCTGTTGATCCTATGTCGCGCTCCTTCACGGCAAAAGTTGCCATAAGCGGCGCCGGACTGAGAACCGGTCAATACGTCAATGTCAAGATTGCCCAGGGTAAAAAAGAGGTAATCCTCGTGCCGCGCGCCGCCATTGTCGAAAAGGGACAGTTAGCGGGCGTCTATGCCGTGGACAGCCAGGATATCGTAACCTACCGCCTGATAAGAACCGGTAAGAGCTACGCGGGCAATATGGAAATACTGTCGGGGCTGAAATCTGCGGACCGGATAATTGTCAAGGGTGTAGAGAAGGCCGTTGACGGCGGGATCATGGGAAAAAATTAG
- a CDS encoding ParB/RepB/Spo0J family partition protein has translation MATLNDTPAGDAAAVPLYEARTLHQVPIALILENHDQPRKCYDAQGLEEMVASVTKYGIIQPVIFRCGPDGTAIIVAGERRIAAARQVGLTEIPGIFIEGNAAEIALIENLQRQDLTWVEEAEALQRLMADQQYTQEQLGGIIGKAQNTLSEILSLNKLPQEIRDECRADRTISRTALIVIAKKKQARSMITAYNAYKTQQQKGKTIRKKQIPNEPQAVFDMMDKSMTKIRTIDMSAWTDDDRENFRISITSLKTEIDNYLNTLLR, from the coding sequence ATGGCCACGCTGAACGACACGCCGGCAGGCGATGCCGCCGCGGTTCCCCTGTATGAAGCCCGTACCCTTCATCAAGTTCCCATCGCCCTGATCCTGGAAAACCACGACCAGCCCCGGAAGTGCTACGATGCCCAAGGGCTTGAAGAAATGGTCGCATCGGTAACAAAATACGGAATCATTCAGCCCGTCATTTTTCGCTGCGGCCCGGACGGTACGGCCATCATCGTGGCCGGCGAACGCCGCATCGCTGCCGCCCGCCAAGTCGGTCTCACCGAGATTCCCGGCATCTTCATCGAAGGCAACGCCGCAGAAATCGCGCTCATCGAAAACCTCCAGCGCCAGGATCTCACTTGGGTAGAAGAGGCAGAGGCCCTGCAGCGATTGATGGCTGACCAGCAGTACACCCAGGAACAATTAGGCGGCATCATCGGCAAGGCTCAGAACACCTTGAGCGAGATATTGAGTCTCAACAAGCTCCCCCAAGAGATCCGCGACGAATGTCGGGCAGACCGGACGATCTCCAGAACCGCCCTCATCGTCATTGCCAAGAAGAAGCAGGCCCGGAGCATGATAACGGCCTATAATGCCTATAAGACCCAACAACAGAAGGGAAAAACCATCCGGAAGAAGCAGATTCCCAACGAACCCCAGGCAGTTTTCGACATGATGGACAAGTCCATGACAAAGATCCGGACCATCGATATGTCAGCCTGGACGGACGACGACCGGGAAAACTTCCGGATTTCCATTACCAGCCTCAAGACGGAAATAGACAACTATCTGAACACGCTGCTCAGGTAG
- a CDS encoding metalloregulator ArsR/SmtB family transcription factor, translating into MQKIFELHADVCKVFSNAKRLEIINMLNDREMSAGELLEKTGLSKANLSQHMTVLKSKGVINTRKEGINIYYCIINPKIIQVCTLMKEVLLEQLEEKGKMASRLQQMQ; encoded by the coding sequence ATGCAAAAGATTTTTGAGCTTCATGCCGATGTGTGCAAGGTTTTTTCCAATGCCAAGCGCTTGGAGATTATCAATATGCTGAATGACAGGGAGATGTCGGCCGGCGAACTGCTGGAAAAGACCGGTCTCAGTAAGGCAAATCTTTCCCAGCACATGACTGTCCTGAAATCGAAGGGGGTCATCAATACCAGAAAAGAAGGAATAAATATCTATTATTGCATTATCAACCCCAAGATTATTCAGGTTTGCACCTTGATGAAGGAAGTACTCCTGGAACAGCTTGAGGAAAAAGGCAAGATGGCTTCCCGGCTCCAGCAGATGCAATGA
- a CDS encoding putative sulfate/molybdate transporter — MRLWGNDYNKMEFAGAFGDLGTLIPFVVGYITLNKMDPLGILVAFGLFKIFVGLYFRTPVPIQPMKAIGGMAIAHPGAITHGMIWGAGIFTGLFWLLMGWTGAITWIEKITTKPVVRGIVLGLGLSFVVEGLGMMRGAPLLAIGGVIITLSLLNSKRFPAMLILLAYGIAVSFIQKPDLWADFSHISLRFRFPELTFARLSWKEFFDGVVILGLAQVPLTLGNAIIGTVAENNEYFPDRKTTAKTIALDHGVMNLVSTFMGGIPMCHGAGGMAGHIRFGARTGGALVILGVIVLLTGLFLSDSVTLIFQVFPRSILGVILFFAGVELALVIKDVKLVKENLFVLIVTAGTAMWNMGVAYLAGLLLYYGLQRRWINL, encoded by the coding sequence ATGAGGTTATGGGGGAATGACTATAACAAGATGGAGTTTGCGGGCGCTTTCGGCGATCTGGGAACCCTGATCCCCTTTGTTGTCGGCTATATCACGCTTAATAAAATGGACCCGCTGGGGATTCTGGTTGCCTTTGGTCTCTTTAAAATTTTTGTGGGTCTCTATTTCCGGACGCCTGTTCCGATTCAGCCCATGAAGGCGATTGGCGGGATGGCAATTGCCCATCCCGGCGCCATTACGCACGGCATGATCTGGGGGGCGGGGATATTTACCGGCCTCTTCTGGCTGCTCATGGGCTGGACGGGGGCTATCACCTGGATCGAAAAGATCACCACCAAGCCCGTCGTGCGCGGCATTGTGCTGGGGTTGGGGCTCAGTTTCGTAGTAGAAGGTCTGGGTATGATGCGGGGAGCGCCTCTGTTGGCGATTGGAGGCGTGATCATCACCCTGTCGCTTCTGAACAGCAAGCGGTTTCCGGCGATGCTGATCCTGCTCGCCTATGGAATCGCTGTCTCTTTTATCCAGAAACCGGATTTATGGGCAGACTTTTCGCACATCTCCCTCCGGTTCCGGTTCCCGGAATTGACGTTTGCCCGCCTGTCCTGGAAAGAATTTTTTGACGGCGTCGTCATTTTAGGGCTGGCCCAGGTTCCTCTGACGCTGGGCAATGCCATAATCGGTACGGTGGCCGAAAATAATGAATACTTTCCCGATCGTAAGACCACCGCTAAAACCATCGCCCTTGATCATGGCGTCATGAACCTGGTCAGCACGTTTATGGGCGGGATTCCCATGTGTCATGGCGCCGGCGGCATGGCGGGCCATATCCGGTTTGGCGCCAGGACAGGTGGAGCGCTGGTGATTCTGGGCGTGATCGTGCTTTTGACGGGGCTTTTCTTAAGCGATTCCGTGACGCTTATTTTTCAGGTCTTTCCCCGTTCGATCCTGGGCGTTATCCTCTTTTTTGCCGGGGTGGAACTGGCGCTGGTTATCAAGGACGTTAAACTTGTGAAAGAGAACCTTTTCGTTCTCATTGTAACTGCCGGCACGGCCATGTGGAATATGGGCGTGGCTTATCTGGCAGGCCTGCTCCTCTATTACGGCCTGCAACGCCGCTGGATTAATCTATAA